The Methanolobus sp. WCC4 genome includes the window AGGGTCGTGTGTGACAACTATCACAGTGGTTCCGGCTGCATTGAGTTCCTTCAGTAATTTCATTATGTTCTGTCCGGTCCTCGTATCCAGATTTCCTGTAGGTTCGTCAGCAAGCAGGATGGGAGGTTCGTTAGCCAGCGCCCTTGCAATGGCGACCCTCTGTTGCTGTCCGCCTGACATCTCATTGGGTTTATGTTCTGCAAATTCCAGTGGCAGGTCTGCTTTCTTCAACATCTCAAGAGCTTTTTTCCTTCGTTTTGCAGGAGAGGCACCGTTGAATATCATGGGTATCTCCACGTTCTCAATGGCAGTGAGCGTCGGTATGAGATTGAACTGCTGGAAGATGAATCCGATATTGTTCCTGCGGATGGCTGTAAGGCCGTCATCATCAAGACTGGAGAGGTCCACGTTGTTGACCTTCACCTTTCCAGAGCTAGGTAGGTCAAGACAACCTATCATGTTCAGAAGAGTGCTCTTTCCTGAGCCTGAAGAGCCCATAATGGTTACAAAGTCCCCTTTTTCGATGGAAATGCTGACACCGTTCAGGGCATATATCCTGTTAGTACCGAGTGTGTATATGCGTTTCACATCTTGCAGTTCTACTATCGGATGTTGCAGGTCTTGCATAAGGACACCGCTTATTCTATGAACTCTTCATCTTCAGGGACAGATTCCCCATTTTCAATTTCTTCATTCCCTTCATTTCCTTCTTCATCCCTGCGCTTTTTCCATGAGTATCCTATCAGGGCCAGAACTCCAATTGCGATAATTCCTGCAATGAGCCATGTTCCCAATGAACTTCCTTCTTCATCATTGCCGGAGTAGGTATTACCTGATCCAAGGTCAATTTCCTGGGTTATGGTAGTGTATGCATTATCAGGATCCCTGAACTCGATGAGTACAGGTATTGCAGTGACCTCTTTCGATGTCACTCTGGCACTGAGGTCGAAGCTGCTGAAATCATCTGCTTCCAGTGTGCCGATGAAATAATTGGCATAAGGCTGTACAGGTTCCACACCTTCCATATCATCTATAGAGACCATTACATTCTTTGCATCTGTGGTCCCGAAGTTGTTCAGGTCCCCTGATATAGTGTACCTGCCTCCTGAATTCTCGATCTCTATCCCTGTAAAGATGAGGGGTGACTGCTTTATGATCCTTACATCCTTTGTCTCAGTCTCTGTGCTGTGGAGATTGTCGCCGTTGAAGTATGTGGCTGTGAACGATACATTGCTGTACCCTTCCTCGCAGGACATTGTATTGAGTGTGAATGTAGCTGTGGACTTGTTACCTTCAGGAACACTACCTAGGAAATAGTCGGAAGGACTGAACGTCATGTCTTCTGCATATGGGGTGACAATGACGCTTGTTACATCGTTCGGTCTTCTGTTGACGACATCCACACTGACAGTGGAGACCTCGTTCATCAGGGTTGTCGGAAGGTTCGATACGATGACTTTTACATTCCTGTCATCCACTTTCACGGGAATACGGTAATTGAAGTCATTCATATCACTACCACCCACTATTGTCAGGTCAGTGAAATGAACTCCTGTTGCAGCATTTTCCATGGCTTTTACAGTGAATGTTAGCTTCAGGGTGTCACCCGGGCCAAGAAGTCCGACATCCGTGTAGCTCTTGTCAAGTATCTCAAGGTTGCTGTTCCCGTCAAGACTGGCACTGGCTACATATGCATTCATGTCCAGTGTTTCCTCATCTTCTGAGACATATTTTTCACCTGTTGCCATGTTAGCCAGCGTGACGGTTATTGTTCCCACGTCACCGGGCATGAAATACTCTGGTTCGATACTATAATCAACAGTAAATGTAGGTCTTATTTCAGTTATTGCAGCCCCGGGTAAAGAGAAAGTGACCAGAAGTATCATGGCCAATATAATTCGTTTCATTTTAGTGTTCCTTATAATCCCAACAATCCCAGATTGAACAATGAATAGAGGACCTGTAGCAAGATGGGTATTCCGACTGTTATCGCTGCATTCTTTAAGGTCAGGTTCCTTGAGTGCATCACTCCGAATATCCAGATATTAGCACTCCATAGCGTGAAGATAATGCCGAGAATTCCTGCAATTCTCATTGAAGGATCCGATAATATTATTTCCTGTACCATCTGTGGGTCGACAGAACTGAAGTCAATGTTTGAGAACACTTCATTGGTATAATAAAAACTGACTATTGAACCAATAATGCTTGGTATGAATCCATAAGAAGTGAATGCCATGAGCTTTTTGAAATCCCCTTCCCCATTAAGTAGCAGTGATATTATGTAAAAGACAGTGCTGTAGAGTACCCATCCGATAAGAACACCGATCAGTCCACCTATAACACCTGCTATCGCACCGAAACCGGCAAATGCCGCTGCTTCTTCTGGTAGCGATGACATTACTTTCATAGTGACAGTATACGCACTTATGGCAGAGACCACCATCAACACTGCCATAATTATAAGTGGGTTCTTCCACTCGATCGGTTCATTTGCTTTTTCTCTAAAAAAGCCATTGGGGTTTGTTAATACTTCTAACATAAGTTCCACATCCTTTCAATTGCCAATAACCATCCAAAAGTTTACATAATCAAATCTGTCGATATATAGTCAAACTCTTCAATGTCCTTGGGTTATTTATAGTTTATTACTTGGATATGAATGCAAAATTCTACACAACTGGTCCTATGTGACTGAACATTCCTGACGTCTGCGAAGAACATTTTTATAAGTTCAGACCAGACTTACTTAAAACAGAGATAATGGTGTTCCATTAGCTACCTTATCGGATGTTGGATAGTTTTTCAGGGTGCAGTCGTGGCAGAGAACAAAGATATTGGTCCGGATACAGACAATGATACTCCTGTAATTGAGCTTGTCAACATTTGCAAGAGCTATCATGTTGGGGATATGGATGTTCCCATACTCAAGAGCGTTGACCTGAGGGTAGCTCAGGGTGAGTTCGTTGCCATTATGGGTCCTTCTGGTTCCGGTAAGAGTACATTGATGAATATGATAGGATGCCTTGACAGGCCGAACTGTGGTCAGGTCCTTGTTATGGGTAAGGATGTCAATACACTCTCAGACCCTGAACTTGCAAAACTCAGAGGACTTGAGATCGGCTTTGTTTTTCAGAACTTCAACCTTGTTCCACGCCTGACGACCCTCCAGAATATCGAGCTTCCAACCTATGCCAATAAAAAAGCGGGCATCGATGCCAGAAAAAAGGCTAAGGAACTCGTGGAGATGGTAGGACTTGGGGAACGTATGAACTACAAGCCTTCTGAGATGTCAGGTGGGCAGCAGCAGAGGGTCGCCATCGCAAGGGCACTGATAAACGAACCCTCCCTTATCCTTGCGGATGAACCCACCGGTAATCTGGATTCGGTAACCGGGAATGATATCATGGAGATATTCGCTGATCTCCATCGAAAGGGAAGGACAATAGTCATGATCACACACGATCCTGAACTTGCTGAATATGCGGACAGGATCGTAAATATAAGGGATGGTATTATAGTCGGTAACTAAAGAAAAAAGAGGAAAGAGAATGTTGGGGAAATACAGGGACAGGATGGACAGGGCTCTTCTTTTCCTGTTCGTCGTTTTGATATTATCACTTTTCATGCCAGCAAATGCATCTGCTGCAGATGGCGCGGACCTCAAGGTGAGTGTTTTGAAATATGAACCCATCCCTGCGGAGATAGGGGAGTATGTCACTGTCTG containing:
- a CDS encoding ABC transporter ATP-binding protein → MQDLQHPIVELQDVKRIYTLGTNRIYALNGVSISIEKGDFVTIMGSSGSGKSTLLNMIGCLDLPSSGKVKVNNVDLSSLDDDGLTAIRRNNIGFIFQQFNLIPTLTAIENVEIPMIFNGASPAKRRKKALEMLKKADLPLEFAEHKPNEMSGGQQQRVAIARALANEPPILLADEPTGNLDTRTGQNIMKLLKELNAAGTTVIVVTHDPKLEEYSHTTIRIQDGEVIG
- a CDS encoding Yip1 family protein gives rise to the protein MLEVLTNPNGFFREKANEPIEWKNPLIIMAVLMVVSAISAYTVTMKVMSSLPEEAAAFAGFGAIAGVIGGLIGVLIGWVLYSTVFYIISLLLNGEGDFKKLMAFTSYGFIPSIIGSIVSFYYTNEVFSNIDFSSVDPQMVQEIILSDPSMRIAGILGIIFTLWSANIWIFGVMHSRNLTLKNAAITVGIPILLQVLYSLFNLGLLGL
- a CDS encoding ABC transporter ATP-binding protein; this encodes MAENKDIGPDTDNDTPVIELVNICKSYHVGDMDVPILKSVDLRVAQGEFVAIMGPSGSGKSTLMNMIGCLDRPNCGQVLVMGKDVNTLSDPELAKLRGLEIGFVFQNFNLVPRLTTLQNIELPTYANKKAGIDARKKAKELVEMVGLGERMNYKPSEMSGGQQQRVAIARALINEPSLILADEPTGNLDSVTGNDIMEIFADLHRKGRTIVMITHDPELAEYADRIVNIRDGIIVGN